A segment of the Lycium ferocissimum isolate CSIRO_LF1 chromosome 5, AGI_CSIRO_Lferr_CH_V1, whole genome shotgun sequence genome:
ATTCTTCTTTGCTATGTAGAATTACATGCAACAAGGGAGAAGAATGGAATTTACATACCACAAGATCGGTACCTGAGGGAAGAGGCAGCTCAGAAGGTGCTATTACCATCAATATATCCGGAGTGCTACTCTTGATCTGTAAAGTAGTAACATAGTTTATTGCTCAAATGTTTTTTTAGGAGATAATTGAGAGACTGAAGTTCGTAGAACTTGATTTAGAGTCCAAAAACAAGGTAAGGATCACCTGATCTATGCTGTAGGCAGCTTATGCAAGTCCTAATTCATTCCAAGATCGTTGAGAAGTTACACATTCTGAACAGAAACTGAAAGAGCGTCAGGATCTTTATGACTATCAGCGACAACTGACAGCAGATTTAACCGAACAACTTGAGAGAACTCGGGTAGAATGTTACTTGAACAAGTTACTTCCCATGTCTCATTTTACCAAGATAGCCAGATCATGGAAGACAACTAAACTTTCCAGCCTCTATTTTATGGCAGCGGGAACTCAAGAATGCTGAACAAGCTATCAATGATCTTGAAACTAAATATACCGGAGCAAAAGAAACGATTCAAGAGAAGGATTATCTAGTAAGCAATCTCATTAACTCTGGTAAGTTATCTAAAGTGTGTCCCGATCATCAATTGAGATACAAAATCCTACCTCATGTTCGAATAAATATGTATGCGTTAAAGACACATTGGTATATCAAAGAAGTATATTCTTCAATGTACTGAAATCTGCATATTTTACCACTCGTTACTTAGAAAAAGCAATGACTGATAAAGCACTTGAGCTTCGAGCTGAAGTAGAGAATGCAGAATCAGAGATATCCAGCTTGTTCGGCAAAATTGGTTTGCATTACTTTTCTTCTAGTCATTAGTCTTTATCTGGTTAACATCAGTTTCCTCTTCTAACATATGTTTCTTATAAAACAGATAAAAGCAACAGTAGAGAGGAGAGAAACAGAATCCTTGTGCAAAGCTTCCGCAACAAATTAACTCAGCAGCTTGAAATTTTAAAGAGAAACACAGCAGTTTCTGTAACCAAAGAAGAGCAGCAATTGAATGTAATATTAGAAGATACACAATCATTCTTGGCTACTAAAAGAAGGGTACTGTAAAAATATCTGACATATGGTACTCTGGTTATACGCGACCTGAAAACGAATCTAATCTCTCTTGAATTTAAGGACAGGCTACAGATGAGTTGAAGGCTCAGCTCCAGAAGCTGAAGGACAAGTATGGCTCCGAtatccagaatttagctgttcCAGCCCAAGAACTTCATGAAAATTCTCAGTTAGCTTTTAGCAAAGTGAATTCAGAAGTATCAAAACATTCTTTGTCCTTCATAAATGTAAGTAAAGATCCTTCTTTTAGTcagtatttctttctttccaaccTTCCATCGCTCAATTTTGCCTGCAAACTAGTGCAGCTTGTTGGAAAATTTTCCGCTGATGTTAATGCTATACTCAACGGTCTGCAAGGTAATATTAGGGAACTTGAGGTGAAGATAAATGCTTTTGTGCGACAAGAACAACAGGTACATAAGCATGCTACCAAATTTCTTTCAGATGCTCTTACTTTTTCTGCATctaaatttgtttatttttcccCATCATCAGTATCAAACAAGAAGATATCAAGAAGTTCAAATAACCTCAGAAGTTCTCCTCAACTTTTTCAAGACTTTAAATTTATATATCTCAAAACTGAGACTAACGGATGAAAAGTCGCAAACAATTAATGATCAGCAACTCTGCACCCTTGAAGAGAAGTTTGAGGTATTTATTTGAAATTCTGGACGCTCCTAAGAAATTAGGATATTGATCTTGGTATGTTTTCATCCGTTGAGTTACTTTTGTAGGAGCTGGCTGCAAGTGAAGAACGGCAGCTGATAGAAAAAGTTGCAGAGCTTATATCAGCTTCTAATACTAGGAAGAAAAAGTTGGTATGTGCTTCTTCATTGCAACTTTTACATAGTACCTTCTATGGTTTTAGAATTTAAACTAAATAATCATAGCTTGATAAAGCTATCCTATAAGGGTTTATATTGTGAATGAAACCCACACAAATATCAAAGACTTTTCATAAAAGCTAAATTACTACAGGACTATCTATTTCAGGCAGAATATTATTGAAGACttcaatttttccttttctttaggTTCAAACAGCAGTTAATGGCCTTAGAGAGTGCTGTAATATCAAAACCAATGATTTAAATGCTGAGTTCTCAAATATACAAGGTTGCGCTAATTCTGCCTATCATGAATGGACAAGCTACATCGAAAGCATGGAAGCCCACCATATTGAGGATTCAACTAGACTGGAATTTTGGAAGAGTCTCCTAGCAGGACACATCGATTGCTGGTTGAGTTGGTTTCCAATGatataaattaataaagatTGTATTGCTTTTTTGGATTGTATACCTTTAAGACAGCTTTTTCATCTTAAATTTCAGCTTGGAAAAATCAAATGGGGTCGAAGATGGATGGAGAAATGCCCAAGAATCTCTTCTCTGCCAACAAACAAGAAATATCAACTCAATTGATTGCATTATGAAGTGAGATATCATTTCAGCTGAATCAATTATTAGCtgagggatttttttttttttttttttttttttaaatatttaccTCAATATCTTCAGGAGCGCAATGGAATCAAATGGAAAGATCAGCACTCAGTTTTCCTCCACAGTGACTTCCATACTAGAAGAAACAGCTATTTCCAAGAGGAATCTTATTTCTGCTATGGAAAGTATGTTGCCTGTGAACAGATAGCAGTTTTTTCTTCCTCTGATATCGCAAGAAAACATGATCGAGTCTTATTGCCACAGACTCATACAGTTAAAATTGCTGCAGGTTTGCAGAAACTTGATCATAATGAATGTGAGAAGATTTATTCAATTATTCATCCTTGTGTTGAGGATATGAAACAAATGAAAGACTCTCATTCCTCCGAAGTATCAGAAATAGCGGAAAATGCAGGAAAAGTATTGACAGATGAGTACAAAGTAAAAGTTCAGAAAACTCTGCAAGTATAAATGACATCTTTGGATAGTTAAACTTTTCTCTTCATCATTCAAAAACATATTcccacttagaaaatttagtgCCATCTCTTTCTCCAGTATCAAGGGCCACTATTATCATTTATGGGAATTTCCTCAAGATACCTGAATAGGACATTAGTTCATTTCAAGTTCTTGACTCGAGTTTAGCTGGATGAAGTTTATTTTCTTCGCCTTTCTGACAGTAATTAGAATTCTCCACCAGAAAAAGTTTACCAATTAATTGTCATCTGTTAATAAGAATTTTTAGTTTTCTCAATCTTATTGTTTTACCACTTTTCACATGCTATCTTCAACTAACACCTTTTTTCGTCTTCCTAGAAATTTTATAGACATTCGAATGTGATACTAACATGCATCGTTTTGTTCCCAATAATTAGGTTGATGAACCATCAGGCTCAACTCCGAGGAGGAAAAGAGTTAACGTGCCAAGTAGAGAATCTATCGAAACCCTAAGAACTCCTTTACTCAAGGAGTCACTCAAAGTCATTTCAAGGCAATGGAATAGCAAAACAAGCTAACAGAAATGTAAATGCAACCTGAGGTGCCTGAGGAAGTTCAGTTGGACTCCAGATGTTCTTTCGAAGTAGGATAACTAATTTAGAGATTGATCAATCGAGATCTATTACTGGTAACCAGATGTACTGTTTTAgtaaaagagaaaagacatgtCATCTTGTGAATTGGAACCCCAGAAAAtcaatatttctttattttttaatttttctagtCATATTAGGATATGTACCATTAGAAACATCATACTCATATGCACCACGAAAATTCAATATATCAGTATTCAGCCCATTATATTTGAAATTCCCACTTTGATTTAGGATAAACAAGGGTCTCGGAAATCTAGAACTGATGTATTATATCCTGAATAACATCCCTACACAGGTTGATGGACCATAACTACAAACAAGAACATAATGGCAAAAACTCACAAAAGTCATAGAGGTGCAAATGCATTAACCCATATAGTCACCTTAGATAGGTTCAGTCTAAGGCCTATGTAGCAATCTCCTCTTGGAACACTTTAAGCAACTCCTTCTAACATAGCCGACTGCAGTGTACACCAAATGCCTTCTAGCTGCAATGAATTTTCAGAAGTCTAATCTGCAGTGCTGAAATTGAAGAGTTCCTTTTTCTTAGTCCTCTTCCTACTCTTTACTGACCATGTAGTTTCATAGTGGAAATCTGTTTTTTGTGGATGACCATTAAAATAGGCCCAAAGACCCATTTCTTCTGAAATGTTATGCAGTAATCACTTTCTTAGAGCGAGCAGTCCAAAGCTTCACTTACAGTTTAGTGAACTCCTGTACCACAACAATTAACTGTGAGTCTAACCAAAGAGATCAATTTTGATTCCTATGCCTCCAGGCAATCTAGATGCTGCATCTCTTACCAAACATAGTAATTTGTCGGTAATTTGGGCTTGAGAATATGGTTATCACAGGCCTCCCTGTGATGTTTCTCCACTACGCACAAATAGCAGATTTCCAACCACCAGGGCTGCACATGGGAAATCTCTATCAGGCATCGAGTACCTCAGAGCTGCTTTTCTGCATATATAAGCTTCCTTCTTCACTACAAGGGAGCTAATGGATCTGAGAGTTACAACTTGTGACTCTTTTAAACTTGCACCTTAGTTGGTACGCTGCATCAATTCCTTAGGTCTAAGAAGATTACAAGTTTTATCGAAGTATCTCTTGGCCTTTTCTTCAGCCAGTAAACAGAGAAATCAACAAATTTCACAAGACTTTTGCATGAAGGCTGCCTCAGGCAGTGCTTCTTCCACAACATGGTGACCATTTACTGAGAAAGGAGTGGACTACCCATGAATACTCCTTGGCTTCATGAATTCATTCACTCCTTAAAAGCAGTAGAGCCATCTTTCATattcatctctttctctattCCAAATTGGCACTTGGCAGCAATCTTCCATGGTATCTTCAGTTAATCTGCAATCAGGAACTCGAAATACATCTCTATATGAAACAACGGCACATTGTACTGACAGCTATTTGCTGCTTCATTGTCTCTCTAGTCAAGACAATGTGGACAGTGCGAGAAGTGTGTATCCATTACTCATCTAGTCCAGAATGTTTTACCCCTAAAACTTAAATCTGAATGGGCAAATAATCATCATCCAGCATCTGTAGCCATAGTTCATCTAGCATGCAATATATTCTGTCCCTCTCTGGGTGCACACAGTCCTCAGCCAAGAAGACATGGATCCGGTCTTTGACTTCAATCCAGCTTTGACCTGGAACCTTTTTGACACCTTTTTGTCTCATCAGACCCCTCAGTGATGCAACGTCTTTCCAACTGCCAGTAGAAGCAAAAATGTTACAGAGTAACACATGTGCAGCAGAATTCGAGGGATCAATCTCCAAGATTTTCTCTGCGGCTCGTTTGCCAACATCAAGATTGTTACGTGTCTTACAAGCAGCTAACAAAGTTTTCCACACCACAATATCAGGATCAAGTTCCATTTGATTGATAAAAGCTTCTGCTTCTTCTATGCAACCTGCTCGGGCAAGCAAGTCAACCACACAGCAACAATGCTCTCTAGTTGGTACAATACCAAACTCCATTTGCATGTCTCTGAACAACTGCCACCCTTCTTTTACTCGTCCAACATGACTACAAGCAGTCAAAACACCGACAAAGGTAACTTGGTTTGGCTTGACAGCTAAATATCTCATCTTCTGGAAGAGATCTAGAGCTTTTTCTCCGTATCCAAACAGAGCATACCCCACTATTAAACTACTCCATGAGACCGCATCAGGGTTCTTCATATTATCAAAgagcttcttagcacttgtcaTATGTCCACATTTCACATACATGTCAATTAAGGCGTTCATCACACAGCTATCTTCACTTAGCCCATTTTTCATGGCATAGCAACAAATCTGGTCTCCTATTTCCAAAGAGGCTACTTTGCCTGAAGCCCCAAGCATATTAACTAATGTAATATGATCAGGCTTATCAGAAGAAAGAAGCATCATTTTAAATAATGAGAAGACTTCTCCAGAATCTCTCTGTTGTAGATAAGCTGTAAGAATGGCATTCCACGAGACTAAATCTGCCTTGTGTTTTATCTCAGTGAATATTTTATGTGCATCCGGAAGATCTGAACAGTTGGCATACATTGAAAGTAACGTATTAGAGATGGAAATCTCTATATCAAAGCCACTCTTAATAACATAGCAGTGCACTTGCTTTCCTAGAAAGAGAGCAGATGGACTTACAAAGGCACAAAGTAAAGAACGAACTGTGACATCATCTGGTGTCAAACTCAAAGTTCTCATCTGAGAAAATAGACATATAGCTTCATCAGGATTACCTCCATATGCAAACCCCGCAATCAGAGCATTCCAGGATACGAGATCGGGATTTCCTATCTGGTAGAATGCAGTTCTTGCAGAACACAACCATCCACATCTGGCATACATGTCAGTAACAGCACAACCAGCAAAAGCATCAAAGCTAAGCCCGAATTTTATACTTAAACCATGTATTTGTCTTCCATATTCAGCCCGTGCAAGACTTCTACAGGCATTAAAAACGCTTCCAAAAACAAATTCATTCAGTTTGTAAATTCCCTGACTAAGCATCTCTTTCAAGCAGGACAGAGCTTCTAATTCATAACCAAGCTGTGAATATCCAGCAATCATTGAGCTCCACGAAATCAAATCCTTCGATTTAATACGCGAGAACACTGTCAATGCCTCGTTAACTTGACTAAACTTCGTATACATCGCGATCAGTGCATTCTGAGCAATAAGGTGGGAACCATGTTCTGATTTCATCACATGGCCATGCAACTGCTTCCCTAACTCCACTTGATTCATATTCGAGCACGCTTTGATTACGCTTCCAAATGTAAACTGGTCCGGTATAAGACCAAACTGTCGCATTTGAAAGTAAAGACTCACAGCTTCATTCTCCTCACCATTTTGTGAGTACCCAGCAATTATAGAAGTCCAAGTTACCAAATTCCGTTCAAGCATTTCGTCAAACACCTTTCGAGCATCCTTCAACGACCCACACTTACCATACATATTCAACAAATGGTTATGAAAAATCATGTCTGGCTGATAATTCGATGCTAATACATGACTATGAACTTTCCTAGCATACTTCAGGGATCTAAGGGACGAACATGCGGATACTAGCTGTGCATACGTGCTTGGATACAAATTATAAGATGTGTTCCTTTCTAACAACTCAAATGCCTCTAAAGCTTGTTTAAATAACTTTTGCTTACACAAGAAAATTATATGATCATTACTTGACTGTTCATTCTTCAAAAAAGGCTGTATGCTATGATTAACATAGTTCCGGATTGATCCTAACCTTTTCATCATTGTGAAAGAACTTCCACATACATCAATCAATCATTCAACTATAAATCAATCACGAACTAGTCGAAGTCATCTATATCCACTCCGCTTTATTTGGTTCTTCatgtcaatattttcatatctGCAAAAGTAAATACCAAATGAAAATATATCAATCACACAAGACAATTTGCATGTTTTACGTGAATCTGCTTTAAAATGGTATTAGACAGGGGGACTAATTtgactcaataaaaaattagtggcgcaaaatgaaattttataaaaagccttaaattttttaatacaaatatatacaaaaagttAGTAGTATCATTTTTTTCGTACTTATTGTTTAGAGTGTAGTTTTACATCTGATAGTTATGTTATTATTGTCAGGaactttatttatttgagtAGTTTAATTCTAAGGTCTAATGTGTCACAACTCTGAACTCACGTGTGACTCTTAAGATTATATGAACTAAACTCAATTCATAGTTTGTATTCTACCATTTTGGCATTAACTgatagtattttttatttttattttttagaaggATAAAAGTTAATTTTATGAGCAGAGATTTTGTTGAGAGAGTGAGGAAGCTTACAATGAGATTCGCCGGATAAAGAGATTTGACGGAAACTGGCGGGCCAAATGTCTGTTAGGTCCCATCCCCCGAATTGTAATGGGTTATAAGGCATTTGGGCTGgtaatttgaatttggaaaactGGCCCATTCTGTATGAGCCCACTACTTTGTCACAacaccgcccccccccccccccgccccggCCCGCCCCCTCCCCACAACACACGCATAAAGGTTTTGCCCTAACTTGAAGTGTCGCTCGTGGGGcgataaaatttaaaagttcaaTACTGTTAACCCACTCGCCCAACCCCTTCcgaccccaccccacccctcccccGTTTTTTGTGAATCAGCCCTCCAAAATTGCTCGTAGAGTGCCTTCACGGGATTAATATTTGTTTCTTGTTCCTGTTTATTTATAAGTATTTGTCAACGATATGCCCCTTGCAATTGAAGCAATTGAAGTCGGCATATTgcaaacaaaataatttatgtAGAAAAAAGTAACATTACCATCACACCCGACTAAACTTTTTTTCATATTAAGtatgtaatttttaaaatatttataatatttactAAAAGAACACATGGTCAAACGAGACTGAGTGGAGTACTGGTTAAGTGTTGGGTTTAATCTCATAAGTTCGCAGGACTGAACCCTACTAAATGCACTTTTGCGTCtttttcgtaaaaaaaaaattctaaacaaCCTTTAATGCTTTGCTCGCCAAGTTGATGTCACTATAAAATTATATATCTTATCATAAAAGCAACGGTGAACCCATCTTTATTGAAAtcttaaaatgaaaataaagtcaTTCGTACTGATTACAAACGAGGTCAAAACAAAGTTATAGGCCCAAGTAAATAAAGAACTTGTgacaatatgatatgatttgtgacTACTCCAACAGGATAACTAGGTTGCATATAATATTGCGTCAGTATATATTTGTCATGACTTGCATGCCACaaatttctttatattataGCTTTGAGATCATGACGATCCAGTATGATTTGTGAATAATCTAAAATGATAGATATGTTAAATATAACATGAAGGTTATATCGATTTGTGATGATTTGCATCTCACCTTTATGAagcttagtatttttttttcttattcttttttataGTTTTAAAATCATAACGAAGGTGTACGTTGAATATCACACGAAGTCATACT
Coding sequences within it:
- the LOC132057215 gene encoding kinesin-like protein KIN-5D isoform X1, producing MDTPKSNHQRRGTPSPLLMSQTLWSSTEKPWKGLRSNDEKGVNVKVVLRCRPPNEDEMKVKGPSVISCDELKQEVTATLNTATKQINKTFLFDKVCGPSSQQKDFYDQSVAPLVSEALEGYTCTIFAYGQTGTGKTYTMEGEAIKEKNGEFHKNAGVIPRAVQEIFDVLESQKAEYTMKVAYIEIYNEDITDLLSLDEESKSIDEKPRKPLALMEDGKGAVFIRGLEEVTVSTADEIYKILEKGSANKHTAETLLNKQSNRSHSIFSITLHVKECTHEGLELIKCGKLNLVDLAGSENILRSGAKEGRAREAGEINKSLLTLGRVINALVDHSGHVPYRDSKLTRFLRDSLGGKTKTCIIATVSPSIQCLEETLSTLEYANRAKQIKNRPEVNQKVTKSALIKDLYVEMDRLKQELHATREKNGIYIPQDRYLREEAAQKEIIERLKFVELDLESKNKKLKERQDLYDYQRQLTADLTEQLERTRRELKNAEQAINDLETKYTGAKETIQEKDYLVSNLINSEKAMTDKALELRAEVENAESEISSLFGKIDKSNSREERNRILVQSFRNKLTQQLEILKRNTAVSVTKEEQQLNVILEDTQSFLATKRRATDELKAQLQKLKDKYGSDIQNLAVPAQELHENSQLAFSKVNSEVSKHSLSFINLVGKFSADVNAILNGLQGNIRELEVKINAFVRQEQQYQTRRYQEVQITSEVLLNFFKTLNLYISKLRLTDEKSQTINDQQLCTLEEKFEELAASEERQLIEKVAELISASNTRKKKLVQTAVNGLRECCNIKTNDLNAEFSNIQGCANSAYHEWTSYIESMEAHHIEDSTRLEFWKSLLAGHIDCCLEKSNGVEDGWRNAQESLLCQQTRNINSIDCIMKSAMESNGKISTQFSSTVTSILEETAISKRNLISAMESLQKLDHNECEKIYSIIHPCVEDMKQMKDSHSSEVSEIAENAGKVLTDEYKVKVQKTLQVDEPSGSTPRRKRVNVPSRESIETLRTPLLKESLKVISRQWNSKTS
- the LOC132057215 gene encoding kinesin-like protein KIN-5D isoform X2 → MDTPKSNHQRRGTPSPLLMSQTLWSSTEKPWKGLRSNDEKGVNVKVVLRCRPPNEDEMKVKGPSVISCDELKQEVTATLNTATKQINKTFLFDKVCGPSSQQKDFYDQSVAPLVSEALEGYTCTIFAYGQTGTGKTYTMEGEAIKEKNGEFHKNAGVIPRAVQEIFDVLESQKAEYTMKVAYIEIYNEDITDLLSLDEESKSIDEKPRKPLALMEDGKGAVFIRGLEEVTVSTADEIYKILEKGSANKHTAETLLNKQSNRSHSIFSITLHVKECTHEGLELIKCGKLNLVDLAGSENILRSGAKEGRAREAGEINKSLLTLGRVINALVDHSGHVPYRDSKLTRFLRDSLGGKTKTCIIATVSPSIQCLEETLSTLEYANRAKQIKNRPEVNQKVTKSALIKDLYVEMDRLKQELHATREKNGIYIPQDRYLREEAAQKEIIERLKFVELDLESKNKKLKERQDLYDYQRQLTADLTEQLERTRRELKNAEQAINDLETKYTGAKETIQEKDYLVSNLINSEKAMTDKALELRAEVENAESEISSLFGKIDKSNSREERNRILVQSFRNKLTQQLEILKRNTAVSVTKEEQQLNVILEDTQSFLATKRRATDELKAQLQKLKDKYGSDIQNLAVPAQELHENSQLAFSKVNSEVSKHSLSFINLVGKFSADVNAILNGLQGNIRELEVKINAFVRQEQQYQTRRYQEVQITSEVLLNFFKTLNLYISKLRLTDEKSQTINDQQLCTLEEKFEELAASEERQLIEKVAELISASNTRKKKLVQTAVNGLRECCNIKTNDLNAEFSNIQGCANSAYHEWTSYIESMEAHHIEDSTRLEFWKSLLAGHIDCCLEKSNGVEDGWRNAQESLLCQQTRNINSIDCIMKSAMESNGKISTQFSSTVTSILEETAISKRNLISAMESLQKLDHNECEKIYSIIHPCVEDMKQMKDSHSSEVSEIAENAGKVLTDEYKVDEPSGSTPRRKRVNVPSRESIETLRTPLLKESLKVISRQWNSKTS
- the LOC132057215 gene encoding kinesin-like protein KIN-5D isoform X3, with the translated sequence MDTPKSNHQRRGTPSPLLMSQTLWSSTEKPWKGLRSNDEKGVNVKVVLRCRPPNEDEMKVKGPSVISCDELKQEVTATLNTATKQINKTFLFDKVCGPSSQQKDFYDQSVAPLVSEALEGYTCTIFAYGQTGTGKTYTMEGEAIKEKNGEFHKNAGVIPRAVQEIFDVLESQKAEYTMKVAYIEIYNEDITDLLSLDEESKSIDEKPRKPLALMEDGKGAVFIRGLEEVTVSTADEIYKILEKGSANKHTAETLLNKQSNRSHSIFSITLHVKECTHEGLELIKCGKLNLVDLAGSENILRSGAKEGRAREAGEINKSLLTLGRVINALVDHSGHVPYRDSKLTRFLRDSLGGKTKTCIIATVSPSIQCLEETLSTLEYANRAKQIKNRPEVNQKVTKSALIKDLYVEMDRLKQELHATREKNGIYIPQDRYLREEAAQKEIIERLKFVELDLESKNKKLKERQDLYDYQRQLTADLTEQLERTRRELKNAEQAINDLETKYTGAKETIQEKDYLVSNLINSEKAMTDKALELRAEVENAESEISSLFGKIDKSNSREERNRILVQSFRNKLTQQLEILKRNTAVSVTKEEQQLNVILEDTQSFLATKRRATDELKAQLQKLKDKYGSDIQNLAVPAQELHENSQLAFSKVNSEVSKHSLSFINLVGKFSADVNAILNGLQGNIRELEVKINAFVRQEQQYQTRRYQEVQITSEVLLNFFKTLNLYISKLRLTDEKSQTINDQQLCTLEEKFEELAASEERQLIEKVAELISASNTRKKKLVQTAVNGLRECCNIKTNDLNAEFSNIQGCANSAYHEWTSYIESMEAHHIEDSTRLEFWKSLLAGHIDCCLEKSNGVEDGWRNAQESLLCQQTRNINSIDCIMKSAMESNGKISTQFSSTVTSILEETAISKRNLISAMESLQKLDHNEC
- the LOC132057216 gene encoding pentatricopeptide repeat-containing protein At3g53360, mitochondrial, translating into MMKRLGSIRNYVNHSIQPFLKNEQSSNDHIIFLCKQKLFKQALEAFELLERNTSYNLYPSTYAQLVSACSSLRSLKYARKVHSHVLASNYQPDMIFHNHLLNMYGKCGSLKDARKVFDEMLERNLVTWTSIIAGYSQNGEENEAVSLYFQMRQFGLIPDQFTFGSVIKACSNMNQVELGKQLHGHVMKSEHGSHLIAQNALIAMYTKFSQVNEALTVFSRIKSKDLISWSSMIAGYSQLGYELEALSCLKEMLSQGIYKLNEFVFGSVFNACRSLARAEYGRQIHGLSIKFGLSFDAFAGCAVTDMYARCGWLCSARTAFYQIGNPDLVSWNALIAGFAYGGNPDEAICLFSQMRTLSLTPDDVTVRSLLCAFVSPSALFLGKQVHCYVIKSGFDIEISISNTLLSMYANCSDLPDAHKIFTEIKHKADLVSWNAILTAYLQQRDSGEVFSLFKMMLLSSDKPDHITLVNMLGASGKVASLEIGDQICCYAMKNGLSEDSCVMNALIDMYVKCGHMTSAKKLFDNMKNPDAVSWSSLIVGYALFGYGEKALDLFQKMRYLAVKPNQVTFVGVLTACSHVGRVKEGWQLFRDMQMEFGIVPTREHCCCVVDLLARAGCIEEAEAFINQMELDPDIVVWKTLLAACKTRNNLDVGKRAAEKILEIDPSNSAAHVLLCNIFASTGSWKDVASLRGLMRQKGVKKVPGQSWIEVKDRIHVFLAEDCVHPERDRIYCMLDELWLQMLDDDYLPIQI